The following proteins come from a genomic window of Chlamydiales bacterium:
- a CDS encoding ABC transporter permease: MTKYILKRLLANLISLWMIITATFFLMKGIPGDPFGQDKALPKEILQSLYEYYKLNDPWYKQYGHYLKSIVTWNLGLSFKYKSRTVNEIIKTTFPISAILGLEAMVLSITFGIILGTIAALKQNKWEDYLAMIVAVIGISIPSFILAACLQYLFAIKINLLPVARWGTFQHSILPAIALSALPTAFIARLTRANMIEVLSMDYIKTARAKGLNDFIVIVKHAMRNALLPIITYIGMLMANILTGSFIIEKIFGIPGLGQWFINSITNRDYTMIMGITVFYSMILLTTIFFLDLAYHWIDPRIKIGKKSMR, translated from the coding sequence ATGACGAAGTACATTTTGAAAAGATTATTAGCTAATCTAATCTCACTTTGGATGATCATTACTGCTACGTTTTTTCTTATGAAAGGTATTCCAGGGGATCCATTCGGACAAGACAAAGCTCTACCTAAAGAAATTTTACAATCCCTCTATGAATATTATAAATTAAATGACCCTTGGTATAAGCAATATGGCCATTATCTTAAATCCATTGTTACATGGAATTTAGGACTTTCGTTTAAATATAAATCACGTACTGTTAATGAAATTATTAAAACTACTTTTCCTATTTCTGCTATTTTAGGCCTTGAGGCAATGGTTTTATCCATTACATTTGGTATTATCTTAGGCACGATTGCCGCCCTTAAGCAAAACAAATGGGAAGATTACTTAGCCATGATCGTTGCTGTAATTGGCATTTCTATACCCAGTTTTATCTTAGCAGCTTGTTTACAATATCTTTTTGCTATTAAAATAAATCTCTTGCCAGTAGCTCGTTGGGGTACTTTTCAACATTCAATATTGCCTGCCATTGCTTTATCAGCTCTGCCTACTGCTTTTATTGCTCGTCTAACAAGAGCAAATATGATTGAGGTACTTTCAATGGACTATATTAAAACTGCACGAGCAAAAGGATTGAATGATTTTATTGTAATTGTTAAACATGCAATGCGTAATGCTCTTCTTCCAATTATTACTTATATTGGAATGCTGATGGCAAATATTTTAACAGGAAGTTTTATCATTGAGAAAATTTTTGGTATCCCTGGTCTTGGACAATGGTTTATTAATAGCATTACAAACCGTGATTACACGATGATCATGGGAATTACCGTTTTTTATAGTATGATTTTACTGACTACTATTTTTTTTCTTGATTTAGCTTATCATTGGATTGACCCAAGAATTAAAATTGGGAAAAAATCAATGCGATAA
- a CDS encoding ABC transporter permease has translation MADEVYKKIFSNQSISSLFQPIEQNISSHQDVLPPSIGFWQDVWYRFKMNRIAILGLLTLILLIGFAIFTPLMSSHPYYETNLLLKNHPPCKTFWFGTDDLGRDVFNRTAYGARISLFVGIAAAFIDLIIGVLWGGFAALLGGKIDNILMRIADVFYAIPYILVVIMLMVVLGSGLIPILIALTITGWIGMSRIVRGQLYQLKEQEFIQAATALGASYPRILFRHLIPNAMGPIIVTMTLTIPIAIFTEAFLSFLGIGIQAPIPSWGTMASDGLPAMRYYPWRLFFPAFFISITMLAFNLIGDGLRDALDPKLRK, from the coding sequence ATGGCTGACGAAGTTTATAAAAAAATATTTAGTAATCAATCTATTAGTTCTTTGTTTCAACCTATTGAGCAAAACATATCTAGCCATCAAGATGTTCTTCCTCCTTCTATTGGTTTTTGGCAAGATGTATGGTATCGCTTCAAAATGAATCGGATTGCAATTCTAGGTCTTTTGACTCTAATTTTGCTGATTGGTTTTGCTATTTTTACTCCACTAATGAGTTCTCATCCCTACTACGAAACCAATCTTTTATTAAAAAACCATCCCCCTTGTAAAACGTTTTGGTTTGGGACTGATGATTTAGGAAGGGATGTATTTAATAGAACAGCTTATGGAGCGCGTATTTCTCTTTTTGTTGGAATTGCTGCAGCCTTTATTGACCTAATCATTGGAGTATTATGGGGAGGGTTTGCAGCTCTTTTAGGTGGAAAAATTGATAACATTTTGATGCGTATTGCCGATGTTTTTTATGCCATACCCTATATTTTAGTTGTGATTATGTTAATGGTTGTCTTGGGATCTGGATTGATTCCTATCCTTATTGCGCTCACAATTACTGGATGGATTGGAATGTCTCGAATTGTTCGTGGACAACTGTACCAATTAAAAGAACAGGAGTTTATTCAAGCAGCAACAGCTCTAGGAGCAAGCTATCCTCGCATTTTGTTTAGACATTTAATTCCAAATGCAATGGGACCTATTATTGTCACAATGACTTTAACTATTCCGATTGCAATTTTTACAGAAGCTTTCTTAAGTTTTTTAGGAATAGGGATCCAAGCCCCAATTCCTAGTTGGGGTACCATGGCAAGCGATGGATTACCAGCTATGCGTTATTATCCTTGGAGGCTGTTTTTCCCTGCATTTTTTATTAGCATTACCATGCTTGCTTTCAATCTTATAGGCGATGGACTACGTGATGCACTTGATCCTAAATTGAGAAAATAA
- a CDS encoding ABC transporter ATP-binding protein: MNNLLEIKNLIVSFRTYLGQVKALRNISFSVKYGETIGIVGESGCGKSVMAQAIMRLIPNPPGQIDGGNIFFEGNDLLLKSRKQMEGIRGKEIGMIFQDPMTSLNPTMQIGKQIMEGLIKHHRLKKEEAQSQALKMLKLVGISDPEKRFNQYPHAFSGGMRQRVVIAISLACRPKLLIADEPTTALDVTIQAQILNLMKGIQKENKMSIILITHDLGIVAGVCDRLLVMYNGEIIEKGTINQIYQSPYHPYTKGLLHSVPHLGMSKQKELLPIHGTPPNALVSSNGCAFCPRCKHAMHICQTQIPPKKQIEEEHEVNCWLKTS; encoded by the coding sequence ATGAACAATCTATTAGAAATTAAAAATCTTATTGTTTCATTCCGTACCTACCTAGGACAAGTGAAAGCTTTACGGAATATTTCCTTTTCAGTGAAATACGGAGAAACAATTGGAATTGTAGGAGAATCAGGTTGTGGGAAAAGTGTGATGGCTCAGGCAATTATGAGATTAATCCCTAACCCCCCTGGGCAAATTGATGGAGGGAATATTTTTTTTGAAGGGAATGATCTTCTCCTAAAATCCCGTAAACAAATGGAAGGAATTCGAGGAAAAGAGATAGGAATGATCTTCCAAGATCCAATGACCTCTTTAAATCCTACTATGCAAATAGGTAAGCAGATCATGGAAGGGTTGATTAAACACCATCGTCTTAAAAAAGAAGAAGCACAATCACAAGCCCTTAAAATGCTTAAATTAGTAGGCATTTCTGATCCTGAAAAACGATTTAATCAATATCCTCACGCATTTAGTGGAGGTATGCGTCAAAGAGTAGTGATTGCAATTTCACTTGCATGTCGGCCAAAACTGCTCATAGCAGATGAACCAACGACAGCTCTTGATGTAACTATTCAAGCGCAAATTCTTAATTTAATGAAAGGGATTCAAAAAGAAAATAAAATGAGTATCATCTTAATCACTCATGATTTGGGTATTGTTGCAGGGGTATGTGATCGTCTATTGGTCATGTATAATGGAGAAATTATTGAAAAAGGAACTATTAATCAAATCTATCAATCTCCTTATCATCCTTATACAAAAGGCCTTCTTCATTCTGTACCCCATTTAGGAATGAGTAAGCAAAAAGAACTTCTCCCCATCCATGGAACTCCTCCAAACGCTTTAGTTTCATCAAATGGATGTGCTTTTTGTCCTCGTTGTAAACATGCGATGCATATTTGCCAAACACAAATTCCTCCGAAAAAACAAATTGAAGAAGAACACGAAGTCAATTGCTGGTTAAAAACATCATGA
- a CDS encoding ATP-binding cassette domain-containing protein produces MKEVLVNIDKLEKIFKVGKQCLHAIKSFNLKIYRGETLGLVGESGCGKSTVGRTILRLYEPTSGKIEFNGVDLQSLSNWEMKAMRRRMQIVFQDPYASLNPRMTVKDIVGEPIDIHRLAKGKERRKRIEKLLEYVGLNPTYISRFPHEFSGGQRQRIGLARALAVEPEFIVCDEPISALDVSIQAQVVNLFKKLQEKMGLTYLFITHNLSIVKYISDRVAVMYLGELVELASSEELYLHPLHPYTQALLAAIPIPDPKKERERKRMVLQGETPNPLNPPPGCAFSSRCPFATEHCRKVAPQWKQVKENHFVACHLIK; encoded by the coding sequence ATGAAAGAGGTGCTTGTTAATATTGATAAACTTGAAAAAATTTTTAAAGTAGGTAAGCAATGCTTACATGCTATTAAATCATTTAATCTTAAAATTTATCGAGGAGAAACACTAGGACTTGTTGGAGAAAGTGGATGTGGTAAATCGACTGTTGGACGAACCATTCTTCGTCTTTACGAACCTACTTCTGGAAAAATTGAGTTCAATGGAGTGGATCTCCAGTCACTTTCAAACTGGGAAATGAAAGCTATGCGACGCCGTATGCAGATTGTTTTCCAAGATCCCTATGCTTCACTCAACCCTCGTATGACAGTTAAGGATATTGTAGGAGAACCTATCGATATCCATCGTCTTGCAAAAGGAAAAGAAAGACGTAAAAGAATTGAAAAATTGCTAGAATATGTCGGTCTTAATCCAACCTACATCAGCCGCTTTCCTCATGAATTTAGTGGTGGTCAAAGACAACGTATTGGATTGGCTCGAGCACTCGCAGTTGAGCCTGAATTTATTGTCTGTGATGAACCTATATCAGCCTTAGATGTTTCGATCCAAGCACAAGTAGTTAATCTCTTTAAAAAACTACAAGAAAAGATGGGTTTAACCTATCTTTTTATAACTCATAATCTTTCAATAGTGAAATATATTTCTGATCGAGTTGCAGTCATGTATCTTGGAGAATTAGTAGAACTTGCTTCTAGTGAAGAGCTCTACCTCCACCCACTGCATCCCTATACTCAAGCTTTACTTGCAGCCATTCCTATTCCAGATCCAAAAAAAGAGAGAGAAAGAAAAAGAATGGTTCTTCAAGGAGAGACACCTAATCCTTTGAATCCTCCTCCTGGGTGTGCTTTCTCAAGCCGCTGCCCTTTTGCAACGGAACACTGTAGAAAAGTCGCTCCTCAATGGAAACAAGTGAAAGAAAATCATTTTGTTGCTTGTCACTTAATTAAGTGA
- a CDS encoding peptidylprolyl isomerase, giving the protein MKGFIPIMFFSMLFSMCQSETKESIPVNKSFVTIRTTEGDFDLQLFADQAPITVKNFLRYVDEEHYNKTIFHRVISGFMIQGGGMTSNMKEKPTHSPIKNEASNKISNKRGTIAMARTSEVNSATSQFFINLVDNDFLDYRNSTQNGYGYCVFGQVTNGMDVIDKIQNIETEKRYGHQNVPIEPIEIIEIVYLK; this is encoded by the coding sequence GTGAAAGGATTTATACCTATCATGTTTTTCTCTATGCTTTTTTCTATGTGTCAATCTGAAACTAAGGAGAGTATTCCTGTGAATAAATCATTCGTTACTATTCGCACAACAGAAGGAGATTTTGATCTTCAATTATTTGCTGATCAAGCACCTATCACTGTAAAAAATTTTCTGAGATATGTAGATGAAGAACATTACAATAAAACGATATTTCATCGTGTGATTAGTGGTTTCATGATTCAAGGTGGAGGAATGACTTCTAATATGAAAGAAAAACCTACTCATTCACCTATTAAAAATGAGGCATCAAATAAAATTTCGAATAAGAGAGGAACCATTGCCATGGCTCGCACATCTGAAGTCAATTCAGCCACTTCTCAGTTTTTCATTAATTTAGTTGATAATGATTTTCTAGATTATCGAAATTCTACTCAGAATGGATATGGATATTGTGTATTTGGTCAAGTAACAAATGGCATGGATGTAATTGATAAAATCCAAAATATTGAAACAGAAAAACGCTATGGACATCAAAATGTACCAATTGAACCTATTGAGATTATAGAAATTGTTTATCTCAAATAG
- a CDS encoding DUF1186 domain-containing protein encodes MNLAHIIEDLAYDMGGEFPRDAIEAAIAKRKQITPHLLMILEDAIYRIDEIIEDDNYQGHLYAMYLLAQFREEKAYPLIIELFSYPGEIPHAIAGDVLTEDLSRILASVCGKNIDPLKKMIENPSINEYVRAACQACLVTLVGCGFINRKEVIEYFRALFHEKLEKHPSFVWDHLIVSSCSLYPEEIFDEIKRAFDRNLINKAFISIEDVVTTLGEEKQRHLFQLFHDAELIDDTVAEMEKWMGNYSLQ; translated from the coding sequence ATGAATCTTGCCCATATTATTGAAGATTTAGCTTATGACATGGGAGGAGAATTCCCAAGGGATGCAATTGAAGCTGCAATTGCAAAACGAAAACAAATTACTCCTCATCTTCTTATGATTCTTGAAGATGCAATATATAGAATTGATGAAATTATTGAGGATGATAATTATCAGGGTCATCTATATGCAATGTATCTTCTTGCACAATTCCGAGAAGAAAAGGCCTATCCCCTAATTATTGAGCTTTTTTCATATCCTGGAGAGATTCCTCATGCAATTGCTGGAGATGTTTTAACTGAAGATCTCAGTCGAATTTTAGCAAGTGTATGTGGGAAAAATATTGATCCGCTAAAAAAAATGATTGAAAATCCTTCTATCAATGAATATGTACGTGCTGCATGTCAAGCATGTTTAGTGACACTCGTTGGATGTGGATTTATTAATAGGAAAGAAGTCATTGAGTATTTTCGTGCACTTTTTCATGAAAAACTGGAAAAACACCCTTCTTTTGTCTGGGACCATCTAATTGTAAGTTCCTGTTCACTCTATCCTGAAGAAATTTTTGATGAGATTAAGAGGGCTTTTGATCGCAATTTAATCAACAAAGCTTTTATTTCTATAGAAGATGTAGTGACAACATTAGGGGAAGAAAAACAAAGACATCTATTCCAATTATTTCATGATGCTGAACTCATTGACGATACAGTAGCAGAAATGGAAAAATGGATGGGAAACTACTCTTTACAATAA
- a CDS encoding anion permease — protein sequence MNRRQFISFLIIILVGLLIWFSPHSENIHNKGWHLFAIFMATILGIIFKPLPMSVFAILSMTILDLTHTLTLEETLAGFHNPIAWLVLFAFFISQGFIKTGLGSRISYYFVSILGRKTLGLSYGLLMSELILAPAIPSVTARTGGVIFPVVQGLAKSFASDPQFGTERRIGSFLMTVAYQGSVITSAMFLTAMAANPFLVELTQQFGYYLSWSQWALAASIPGLINLAIMPFMVFKLYPPIIRKTPNAADFARLKIQEMGKMQKQEWIMLAIFILLIILWISGNMIKMNATIAAMVGLSCLLIFNVLKWEDIVKNYSAWDTYIWFSSLIMIATQLNHLGFTPWLSEQVVQLVGQMNWMPAFTILGLVYFYSHYFFASNTAHVGAMYPAFLMIAISLGTPSMIAILVFAFLSNLMGGLTHYGSGPAPIYYGSNYIELKAWWRIGFLLSLINLSIWIGLGSIWWKLIGIW from the coding sequence GTGAATAGAAGACAATTTATTTCTTTTTTGATTATTATTCTAGTTGGGTTACTGATTTGGTTTTCTCCTCACTCTGAAAATATCCATAATAAAGGCTGGCACTTATTTGCCATTTTTATGGCAACGATTCTTGGAATTATTTTTAAACCTCTTCCAATGAGCGTTTTTGCAATTCTTTCTATGACAATTCTCGATTTAACTCATACATTAACTTTGGAAGAAACACTGGCAGGTTTTCATAACCCCATTGCCTGGTTAGTCCTATTTGCTTTTTTTATTTCACAAGGATTTATCAAAACAGGTTTAGGAAGTCGGATTTCTTATTATTTTGTCTCGATCTTAGGGAGAAAAACATTGGGTCTTAGCTATGGGCTTCTTATGAGTGAGCTTATTCTTGCCCCTGCTATTCCTAGTGTAACTGCTAGAACAGGTGGTGTCATTTTTCCAGTGGTACAAGGGCTTGCAAAATCTTTTGCAAGTGATCCTCAATTTGGTACGGAACGGCGTATTGGCTCTTTTCTGATGACAGTCGCTTATCAAGGATCTGTAATTACAAGTGCCATGTTTCTCACAGCAATGGCAGCAAACCCTTTTCTCGTCGAGCTGACTCAACAATTTGGATATTATTTATCTTGGAGTCAATGGGCTCTTGCAGCAAGTATTCCAGGGCTGATTAATTTAGCAATTATGCCTTTCATGGTCTTCAAACTCTATCCTCCAATCATTCGCAAAACACCGAATGCAGCAGATTTTGCCCGTTTAAAAATTCAAGAAATGGGGAAAATGCAGAAGCAGGAATGGATCATGCTAGCTATCTTCATTCTACTAATTATTCTTTGGATATCAGGAAATATGATTAAGATGAATGCAACGATTGCTGCTATGGTTGGTCTCTCTTGCCTCTTAATTTTTAATGTTCTGAAGTGGGAAGATATTGTTAAAAACTATTCAGCATGGGATACTTATATTTGGTTTTCTAGTTTGATTATGATTGCTACTCAACTTAACCATCTTGGATTTACCCCCTGGTTAAGTGAACAAGTTGTTCAGCTCGTCGGTCAAATGAACTGGATGCCCGCCTTTACGATTCTCGGATTGGTCTATTTTTATTCTCATTATTTTTTTGCTAGTAATACTGCTCATGTCGGTGCGATGTATCCTGCTTTTTTGATGATTGCTATTTCTCTTGGCACTCCTTCTATGATTGCTATTCTTGTATTCGCATTTTTAAGTAATCTTATGGGGGGATTGACTCATTATGGAAGTGGACCAGCACCAATCTATTACGGATCCAATTATATTGAACTAAAAGCATGGTGGCGCATTGGTTTTCTATTAAGCCTGATTAATCTCTCAATTTGGATAGGTCTGGGAAGTATTTGGTGGAAGTTGATTGGGATTTGGTAA
- a CDS encoding superoxide dismutase produces MNKVTSISVFLSLMVYLNSTSYCDLLLPEHSLEEEGHLAYYTAKDFSYLIGMEGFSKEALEMHFKLYEGYVKNTNLLLKILYDYVKENKEETPQFGAIKQRLAFELDGMRLHELYFSNLGGKEEIDRNTSLYKQIIKDFGTFETWKQNFINTGMIRGIGWVILYLDPVNKQLINMWISEHQENHLVGGIPILIMDVWEHAYMIDYGLNRMNYINAFWNKINWSIVSSRYDKSF; encoded by the coding sequence ATGAATAAAGTCACCTCTATCTCTGTATTCCTCTCTTTAATGGTGTATCTAAATTCTACTTCATATTGCGATCTTTTATTACCAGAGCATAGTCTTGAAGAAGAAGGACACCTTGCATACTATACAGCAAAAGACTTCTCTTATCTTATTGGAATGGAAGGCTTTTCAAAGGAAGCCTTGGAAATGCATTTTAAACTTTATGAAGGCTATGTGAAGAATACAAATCTTCTACTGAAGATTCTCTATGATTATGTAAAAGAGAATAAAGAAGAAACTCCGCAATTTGGAGCAATTAAACAGAGACTTGCCTTTGAATTAGATGGAATGCGCCTTCATGAACTCTATTTTTCAAATTTAGGAGGGAAAGAAGAAATTGATAGAAATACTTCTCTTTACAAGCAAATCATCAAAGATTTTGGAACTTTTGAAACATGGAAACAAAATTTTATCAATACTGGAATGATACGGGGTATTGGTTGGGTCATTCTTTATCTAGATCCAGTGAATAAACAGCTAATCAATATGTGGATTTCTGAGCATCAAGAAAACCATCTAGTAGGTGGAATACCTATCTTAATTATGGATGTATGGGAACATGCTTACATGATTGATTATGGTTTGAATCGTATGAATTATATCAATGCATTTTGGAATAAAATCAATTGGAGTATTGTTTCAAGTCGTTATGATAAATCATTTTAA
- the tmk gene encoding dTMP kinase, protein MKKRNNPSYPGLFITIEGGEGSGKTTVCKHLKTIIESYGYSVMATREPGGSLLSEALRHLLLDSKNHYKIGNRAELFLFLAARAQHIEDSISPSLYRGEVVVCDRFNDSSIAYQGYGRDLGLEYVEKLCQLATGGLEPDITFLLDLDPLIGMERLKHRERNTCDRLEQEMLQFHQKTRQGYLDLANQYPGRIAIIDAVKPLEFVVQSCFHRLQNFLPFKS, encoded by the coding sequence GTGAAGAAGAGGAATAATCCATCTTATCCGGGACTTTTTATCACAATTGAAGGAGGAGAAGGATCGGGGAAAACTACAGTTTGTAAACACCTTAAAACAATCATTGAATCCTATGGTTATTCAGTCATGGCTACACGTGAACCAGGTGGTTCTCTCCTTTCTGAAGCTCTACGCCATCTTTTATTAGACTCTAAAAATCATTATAAAATTGGAAATCGTGCTGAGCTTTTTCTTTTTTTAGCCGCTCGTGCTCAACATATCGAAGATAGTATCTCACCTTCTCTTTACCGGGGAGAAGTTGTAGTGTGTGATCGATTTAATGATTCTTCTATTGCTTATCAGGGTTATGGTCGTGATTTAGGTTTAGAATATGTTGAAAAATTATGTCAACTAGCTACAGGAGGACTAGAGCCAGATATAACTTTTTTACTAGATCTTGATCCTTTGATTGGGATGGAACGTTTAAAACATCGAGAGAGAAATACATGCGATCGATTAGAACAGGAAATGCTGCAATTTCATCAAAAGACACGCCAAGGTTATCTTGATTTAGCTAATCAATATCCTGGTCGAATTGCAATCATTGATGCTGTTAAACCATTAGAATTTGTAGTGCAATCTTGCTTCCACCGGCTTCAGAATTTTTTACCTTTTAAGTCTTGA
- the gyrA gene encoding DNA topoisomerase (ATP-hydrolyzing) subunit A, whose amino-acid sequence MPFRENETILTRNLEDEMKESYLRYSMSVIISRALPDVRDGLKPSQRRILYAMRQLNLTPGAKHRKCAKICGDTSGDYHPHGESVIYPTLVRMAQDWAMRYCLIDGQGNFGSVDGDPPAQMRYTEARLTGNALHLMEDLDKETVDMVSNYDETRVEPTVFPAKFPNLLCNGSSGIAVGMATNIPTHNLMELIDATLLVMKYEEATIEEIMKVMPGPDFPTGGLICGYKGIYDAYHTGRGRLICRGTFHIEENRDHRNRDWIVIDEIPYNVNKSRLVEQIAELVNNKTVTAISDVRDESDKEGMRIVLELKKGEIVDVVVNQLYKFTDMQTTFGCNMLALDKNLPRIMNIKQMILAWIHHRIEVIRRRTRFDLNKAEARAHILEGYLKAIEDLDEVVRIIRSSKNREEAYRDLIARFKFSERQAKAVLELRLYQLTGLEQDKINSDYQELLKKIHYYRELLASEEKLRNLIAEELTSVKKAHHSPRKTQIVQAEEDFNVEDLIADEQVIITISQDDYVKRMPMDTFREQKRGGQGVAGFNMRRETDKLKGVYVASTHDYLLIYTNFGRCYWLKVWQLPEGERRSKGKALVNFIEDLQEGEKIAIILRTRDFNSDRYVFMATKRGIVKKTDLSNFSHPRRKGIRALEIEEGDELIAAHLVGENQQVMLFTYQGMAVRFDHKHVRAMGRSARGVKGVTLGKENDYVIGCEIIDNEKSTILVVCENGFGKRSYVEDFRQTNRGGKGVRSIITNTRNGNVLAAVSVLNEDGLLMMSSQGQTVRISMRDLRVMGRATQGVKLVNLKSGDSLIAVEKLARVEEKEALVSEEEE is encoded by the coding sequence ATGCCTTTTAGAGAAAATGAAACGATTTTGACTCGTAATCTTGAAGATGAAATGAAAGAAAGTTACTTACGTTATTCAATGTCAGTAATTATTTCTCGAGCTCTTCCCGATGTACGTGATGGGTTAAAACCCTCTCAAAGGCGTATCTTATATGCAATGCGCCAACTCAACTTGACACCAGGAGCTAAGCATAGGAAGTGTGCGAAAATTTGCGGAGATACCTCCGGAGACTACCACCCACATGGGGAATCTGTCATTTATCCGACATTAGTACGGATGGCTCAAGATTGGGCAATGCGATATTGTCTTATTGATGGTCAAGGGAATTTTGGTTCAGTAGATGGTGACCCTCCAGCACAAATGCGTTATACAGAAGCTCGCCTTACTGGCAATGCTCTCCATCTTATGGAAGATCTTGATAAAGAAACTGTGGATATGGTGTCCAATTATGACGAGACTAGAGTTGAACCCACTGTCTTTCCTGCAAAATTCCCTAATCTTTTATGTAATGGGTCTTCTGGTATCGCAGTTGGAATGGCGACAAATATTCCTACTCATAATTTGATGGAGCTGATTGATGCTACTCTGTTAGTGATGAAGTATGAGGAAGCCACGATAGAGGAAATCATGAAAGTGATGCCTGGCCCTGATTTTCCAACAGGTGGTTTGATCTGTGGATATAAAGGAATTTATGATGCTTATCATACGGGTCGTGGACGATTGATTTGTCGTGGAACTTTTCATATCGAAGAGAATCGAGATCATCGCAATCGAGATTGGATTGTGATTGATGAAATTCCCTATAACGTCAATAAATCTCGTCTTGTTGAGCAGATTGCTGAACTTGTAAACAATAAAACAGTGACTGCGATTAGTGATGTAAGAGATGAATCGGATAAAGAGGGGATGCGTATTGTTCTTGAGTTAAAAAAAGGAGAAATTGTTGATGTAGTTGTCAATCAACTTTATAAGTTCACTGATATGCAGACGACGTTTGGTTGTAATATGCTTGCTCTTGATAAAAACTTACCTCGTATCATGAATATCAAGCAAATGATTCTTGCGTGGATTCATCATCGAATAGAAGTCATTCGCCGACGAACTCGCTTTGATCTAAATAAAGCTGAAGCACGTGCGCATATCTTAGAAGGCTATCTAAAAGCGATTGAGGATCTTGATGAGGTAGTGAGAATTATTCGTTCTAGCAAAAACAGAGAAGAGGCTTATAGGGATCTGATTGCTCGTTTTAAGTTTTCAGAGCGTCAAGCGAAAGCTGTTTTGGAACTACGTCTCTATCAATTAACTGGACTGGAACAAGATAAGATTAATTCTGATTATCAGGAATTGCTAAAAAAAATTCACTATTATCGCGAGCTTTTAGCAAGTGAAGAAAAGCTACGCAATCTTATTGCTGAAGAATTAACTTCAGTTAAGAAAGCTCATCATTCTCCTCGTAAAACACAAATTGTTCAGGCAGAAGAAGATTTTAATGTAGAAGATTTAATTGCTGATGAACAGGTGATCATTACAATTTCTCAAGATGATTATGTTAAACGGATGCCTATGGATACATTTCGTGAACAAAAAAGAGGAGGACAAGGGGTTGCTGGATTTAATATGAGACGTGAAACAGATAAGCTAAAAGGAGTTTACGTCGCCTCTACTCATGATTATTTGTTAATTTATACGAATTTTGGACGTTGTTATTGGTTAAAGGTATGGCAGCTACCTGAAGGAGAACGTCGTTCTAAAGGTAAAGCTCTTGTGAATTTTATTGAAGATCTCCAAGAAGGAGAAAAAATTGCAATTATTTTAAGAACCAGAGACTTTAATTCTGATCGTTATGTTTTTATGGCGACAAAAAGAGGCATTGTAAAGAAAACTGATTTATCTAATTTTAGTCATCCAAGACGAAAGGGGATTCGTGCTCTAGAAATTGAAGAAGGAGATGAGTTAATTGCAGCCCATTTAGTTGGAGAAAATCAACAAGTCATGCTTTTTACTTATCAAGGGATGGCAGTGCGTTTTGATCATAAACATGTCCGTGCAATGGGGCGATCTGCTCGAGGAGTCAAAGGGGTGACTTTAGGTAAAGAAAATGATTATGTCATTGGTTGTGAAATCATTGATAATGAAAAAAGTACCATATTAGTTGTATGTGAAAATGGTTTTGGAAAACGCTCTTACGTAGAAGATTTTCGTCAAACAAACCGAGGGGGAAAGGGAGTCCGATCTATCATTACAAATACACGGAATGGGAATGTTCTTGCTGCTGTTTCTGTATTAAATGAAGATGGTCTTTTGATGATGTCATCTCAGGGGCAAACTGTTCGTATTAGTATGCGTGATCTCCGTGTTATGGGCCGTGCAACACAAGGTGTAAAGCTTGTAAATCTTAAAAGCGGAGATTCTCTAATTGCTGTTGAAAAATTAGCAAGAGTAGAGGAGAAAGAGGCATTGGTTAGTGAAGAAGAGGAATAA